One Phocoena sinus isolate mPhoSin1 chromosome 14, mPhoSin1.pri, whole genome shotgun sequence genomic region harbors:
- the GPN3 gene encoding GPN-loop GTPase 3 isoform X1, with the protein MGGASWWRSGSRRREVSGTAGTSMPRYAQLVMGPAGSGKSTYCATIVQHCEALNRSVQVVNLDPAAEHFNYSVMADIRELIEVDDVMEDNTLQFGPNGGLVFCMEYFANNFDWLEDCLGHVEDDYILFDCPGQIELYTHLPVMKQLVQQLEQWEFRVCGVFLVDSQFMVESFKFISGILSALSAMISLEIPQVNVMTKMDLLSKKAKKEIEKFLDPDMYSLLDDPTSDLRSKKFKKLTNAICGLIDDYSMVRFLPYDQSDEESMNIVLQHIDFAIQYGEDLEFKEPKEHEDESSSVFDEYFQEQQNE; encoded by the exons GGAGCGTCGTGGTGGCGCTCTGGGTCTCGGCGGCGGGAGGTGTCAGGAACCGCGGGAACAAGCATGCCTCGGTATGCGCAGCTGGTCATGGGCCCCGCAGGCAGCGGGAAG AGCACCTATTGTGCCACCATTGTCCAGCACTGTGAAGCCCTCAATCGGTCTGTCCAAGTTGTGAACCTAGATCCTGCAGCAGAACATTTCAACTACTCCGTGATGGCTG ACATCCGGGAATTGATTGAGGTGGATGACGTGATGGAGGACAATACTCTGCAGTTCGGTCCCAATGGAGGATTGGTattttgcatggaatactttGCCAATAATTTCGATTGGCTAGAGGACTGTCTCGGCCATGTAGAGGATGACTACATCCTTTTTGACTGTCCAG GTCAGATTGAATTGTACACTCACCTGCCCGTGATGAAACAGCTGGTCCAGCAACTAGAACAGTGGGAGTTTCGAGTCTGTGGAGTTTTTCTTGTTGATTCTCAATTCATGGTGGAGTCGTTCAAG TTTATTTCTGGCATCTTATCAGCCCTGAGTGCTATGATCTCTCTAGAAATTCCTCAAGTTAACGTCATGACGAAAATGGATCTGCTGAGTAAGAAAGctaaaaaggaaattgagaa GTTTCTAGATCCAGACATGTATTCTTTATTAGATGACCCTACAAGCGACTTAAGAagcaaaaaattcaaaaaattgacTAACGCTATATGTGGACTG ATTGACGACTACAGCATGGTTCGATTTTTGCCTTACGATCAGTCAGATGAAGAAAGCATGAACATCGTATTACAGCATATTGATTTTGCCATTCAGTATGGAGAAGACTTGGAATTTAAAGAACCAAAG GAACATGAAGATGAGTCATCTTCCGTGTTTGACGAATATTTTCAAGAACAACAGAATGAATGA
- the GPN3 gene encoding GPN-loop GTPase 3 isoform X2 has product MPRYAQLVMGPAGSGKSTYCATIVQHCEALNRSVQVVNLDPAAEHFNYSVMADIRELIEVDDVMEDNTLQFGPNGGLVFCMEYFANNFDWLEDCLGHVEDDYILFDCPGQIELYTHLPVMKQLVQQLEQWEFRVCGVFLVDSQFMVESFKFISGILSALSAMISLEIPQVNVMTKMDLLSKKAKKEIEKFLDPDMYSLLDDPTSDLRSKKFKKLTNAICGLIDDYSMVRFLPYDQSDEESMNIVLQHIDFAIQYGEDLEFKEPKEHEDESSSVFDEYFQEQQNE; this is encoded by the exons ATGCCTCGGTATGCGCAGCTGGTCATGGGCCCCGCAGGCAGCGGGAAG AGCACCTATTGTGCCACCATTGTCCAGCACTGTGAAGCCCTCAATCGGTCTGTCCAAGTTGTGAACCTAGATCCTGCAGCAGAACATTTCAACTACTCCGTGATGGCTG ACATCCGGGAATTGATTGAGGTGGATGACGTGATGGAGGACAATACTCTGCAGTTCGGTCCCAATGGAGGATTGGTattttgcatggaatactttGCCAATAATTTCGATTGGCTAGAGGACTGTCTCGGCCATGTAGAGGATGACTACATCCTTTTTGACTGTCCAG GTCAGATTGAATTGTACACTCACCTGCCCGTGATGAAACAGCTGGTCCAGCAACTAGAACAGTGGGAGTTTCGAGTCTGTGGAGTTTTTCTTGTTGATTCTCAATTCATGGTGGAGTCGTTCAAG TTTATTTCTGGCATCTTATCAGCCCTGAGTGCTATGATCTCTCTAGAAATTCCTCAAGTTAACGTCATGACGAAAATGGATCTGCTGAGTAAGAAAGctaaaaaggaaattgagaa GTTTCTAGATCCAGACATGTATTCTTTATTAGATGACCCTACAAGCGACTTAAGAagcaaaaaattcaaaaaattgacTAACGCTATATGTGGACTG ATTGACGACTACAGCATGGTTCGATTTTTGCCTTACGATCAGTCAGATGAAGAAAGCATGAACATCGTATTACAGCATATTGATTTTGCCATTCAGTATGGAGAAGACTTGGAATTTAAAGAACCAAAG GAACATGAAGATGAGTCATCTTCCGTGTTTGACGAATATTTTCAAGAACAACAGAATGAATGA
- the GPN3 gene encoding GPN-loop GTPase 3 isoform X3, translated as MADIRELIEVDDVMEDNTLQFGPNGGLVFCMEYFANNFDWLEDCLGHVEDDYILFDCPGQIELYTHLPVMKQLVQQLEQWEFRVCGVFLVDSQFMVESFKFISGILSALSAMISLEIPQVNVMTKMDLLSKKAKKEIEKFLDPDMYSLLDDPTSDLRSKKFKKLTNAICGLIDDYSMVRFLPYDQSDEESMNIVLQHIDFAIQYGEDLEFKEPKEHEDESSSVFDEYFQEQQNE; from the exons ATGGCTG ACATCCGGGAATTGATTGAGGTGGATGACGTGATGGAGGACAATACTCTGCAGTTCGGTCCCAATGGAGGATTGGTattttgcatggaatactttGCCAATAATTTCGATTGGCTAGAGGACTGTCTCGGCCATGTAGAGGATGACTACATCCTTTTTGACTGTCCAG GTCAGATTGAATTGTACACTCACCTGCCCGTGATGAAACAGCTGGTCCAGCAACTAGAACAGTGGGAGTTTCGAGTCTGTGGAGTTTTTCTTGTTGATTCTCAATTCATGGTGGAGTCGTTCAAG TTTATTTCTGGCATCTTATCAGCCCTGAGTGCTATGATCTCTCTAGAAATTCCTCAAGTTAACGTCATGACGAAAATGGATCTGCTGAGTAAGAAAGctaaaaaggaaattgagaa GTTTCTAGATCCAGACATGTATTCTTTATTAGATGACCCTACAAGCGACTTAAGAagcaaaaaattcaaaaaattgacTAACGCTATATGTGGACTG ATTGACGACTACAGCATGGTTCGATTTTTGCCTTACGATCAGTCAGATGAAGAAAGCATGAACATCGTATTACAGCATATTGATTTTGCCATTCAGTATGGAGAAGACTTGGAATTTAAAGAACCAAAG GAACATGAAGATGAGTCATCTTCCGTGTTTGACGAATATTTTCAAGAACAACAGAATGAATGA
- the ARPC3 gene encoding actin-related protein 2/3 complex subunit 3, which yields MPAYHSSLMDPDTKLIGNMALLPIRSQFKGPAPRETKDTDIVDEAIYYFKANVFFKNYEIKNEADRTLIYITLYISECLKKLQKCNSKSQGEKEMYTLGITNFPIPGEPGFPLNAIYAKPANKQEDEVMRAYLQQLRQETGLRLCEKVFDPQNDKPSKWWTCFVKRQFMNKSLSGPGQ from the exons ATGCCG GCTTACCACTCTTCCCTCATGGACCCTGACACGAAACTCATTGGAAACATGGCACTGTTGCCTATCAGAAGTCAGTTCAAAGGACCCGCCCCTAGAGAGA CAAAAGATACAGATAttgtggatgaagctatctattACTTCAAGGCCAATGTCTTCTTCAAAAACTATGAAATTAAG AATGAAGCCGATAGGACCTTGATATATATAACTCTCTACATTTCTGAGTGTCTAAAGAAACTCCAAAAG tgcaattCTAAAAGCCAAGGCGAGAAAGAAATGTATACACTGGGAATCACTAATTTTCCCATTCCTGGAGAGCCTGGTTTTCCACTTAATGCAATTTACGCCAAACCTGCAAACAAACAGGAAGATG AAGTGATGAGGGCCTACTTACAACAGCTGAGGCAAGAGACTGGACTGAGACTTTGTGAGAAAGTTTTTGACCCTCAGAATGATAAACCCAGCAAG TGGTGGACTTGCTTTGTGAAGAGACAATTCATGAACAAGAGTCTTTCAGGACCTGGACAGTAA